A region from the Desulfobulbaceae bacterium genome encodes:
- a CDS encoding histidine phosphatase family protein — protein MRLFLARHGETGSQYSERYIGATDLPLSELGRQQAMQLADVLPKGVTRCLCSPLHRARETASLALRGRDCLLMDMEALREVDFGRWEGLSFPEIVDQDQALVDEWQQNPTSFQFPEGESVEGFRQRVQEGLMTIVALPDKEVLVVCHGGVIRAMLCALLGLSFANYLSFAIAPAALTVVVVDGHRGVLHGLNLTALASGRRGES, from the coding sequence ATGCGATTGTTTCTCGCTCGGCATGGTGAAACAGGGAGTCAATATAGTGAGCGATACATTGGCGCGACTGATCTTCCTCTGTCGGAACTTGGCAGGCAACAGGCCATGCAGCTTGCTGATGTCCTGCCGAAAGGGGTCACTCGCTGTCTATGCAGTCCCCTGCACAGGGCGAGGGAGACCGCGAGTCTGGCACTTAGGGGGCGGGACTGCCTTCTAATGGATATGGAGGCGCTTCGGGAGGTCGATTTTGGCCGGTGGGAGGGTCTCTCCTTTCCTGAGATTGTTGATCAGGATCAAGCCTTGGTTGATGAATGGCAGCAGAACCCCACATCATTTCAGTTCCCTGAAGGTGAATCGGTTGAAGGTTTTCGGCAGCGGGTACAAGAGGGGCTTATGACGATAGTGGCCCTGCCTGACAAGGAGGTCCTGGTTGTCTGCCATGGCGGAGTGATTCGGGCCATGCTCTGTGCACTGTTAGGTCTGTCCTTTGCCAATTACCTCTCTTTTGCTATTGCACCTGCGGCCTTGACCGTGGTTGTGGTTGATGGTCATAGGGGGGTGCTGCATGGATTGAATTTGACAGCGTTGGCTAGCGGTCGGAGAGGGGAGAGCTAA
- the dnaA gene encoding chromosomal replication initiator protein DnaA encodes MTWHQITDHLSAELPQDLHALWIKPLTCSRFDDEIVELGGPDRFFCSWVADQYLSQIKSALAAHGKQNAQIVFTVTANSSGTQDLNRMALPAPPTQLCLPSINKTPSFVRTLNPRYVFDEFIVGASNEIAFSACQALACGDKTLGQCLYINAGTGLGKSHLTHAVAHHVLANNPRARLNYLTAQQLTMDMVRSIQSKQMDAFKERYQNSDILLMEDVQSLTGKVKTQEELACMLDVLLESGKTVIFTGARPPRDIEALAPGVQSRLSCGLVTEISQPNIETKILIVLQKARNIQLILSEELATILAERIKGDIRQINSAVIGLKAKANLRRMHPDMDMVNEVLATLIGKQQRLTPEAIRDFVACQFKLTSDDLLSKSRKKTIAFPRQISMYFSRKYTEKGLQEIGRAFNRDHSTVVHSIRVITESINQNGSVSGQVDLLDKKLNAQFLSC; translated from the coding sequence ATGACCTGGCACCAGATTACAGACCACCTATCAGCCGAACTCCCCCAAGACCTTCACGCCCTGTGGATAAAACCACTCACATGTTCCCGCTTCGACGATGAGATTGTTGAACTCGGCGGGCCAGATCGCTTTTTCTGCTCCTGGGTTGCAGACCAGTATCTTTCCCAGATCAAGTCGGCCTTGGCAGCACATGGCAAACAAAACGCTCAGATTGTCTTTACCGTCACCGCGAACAGTTCCGGCACCCAAGATCTCAATCGAATGGCCCTACCGGCTCCGCCGACTCAACTCTGTCTCCCATCCATTAATAAAACACCATCTTTTGTCCGCACTTTGAATCCACGTTATGTATTTGATGAGTTCATTGTCGGCGCCAGCAATGAGATTGCCTTTTCCGCCTGTCAGGCCTTGGCCTGTGGAGACAAGACCCTGGGACAATGTCTGTACATCAACGCCGGCACCGGTTTAGGAAAAAGTCACCTCACCCATGCCGTCGCCCACCACGTTCTTGCCAACAACCCCCGGGCCAGACTCAATTACCTCACTGCCCAACAGCTTACCATGGACATGGTCCGGTCCATTCAATCTAAACAGATGGACGCATTCAAAGAGCGTTACCAGAACTCTGACATCCTACTCATGGAGGATGTGCAATCATTAACTGGTAAAGTCAAAACCCAGGAAGAGCTGGCCTGCATGCTTGATGTCCTGCTGGAAAGCGGCAAGACAGTGATTTTCACCGGCGCTCGGCCCCCACGCGACATTGAAGCTTTGGCGCCGGGAGTGCAATCACGCCTTTCATGCGGCCTGGTCACCGAAATATCCCAGCCGAACATCGAGACGAAGATCCTGATAGTCCTTCAAAAAGCACGAAATATCCAATTAATCCTTTCCGAGGAACTGGCAACCATACTTGCCGAAAGGATCAAAGGTGACATCCGCCAGATCAACAGCGCGGTTATCGGTCTGAAGGCCAAGGCCAACTTGCGACGAATGCACCCGGACATGGACATGGTCAACGAAGTCCTGGCCACCCTGATCGGCAAGCAACAACGCTTGACGCCGGAGGCTATTCGTGACTTCGTGGCGTGTCAGTTCAAACTCACCAGCGATGACCTCCTCTCCAAATCACGCAAGAAGACCATTGCCTTCCCTCGTCAGATCTCAATGTATTTTTCCAGAAAATATACTGAAAAAGGTTTACAAGAAATTGGCAGGGCCTTCAACCGTGACCACTCAACCGTGGTCCACTCCATCCGGGTAATCACCGAGTCCATCAACCAAAACGGAAGTGTCAGCGGTCAAGTAGACCTTCTGGACAAGAAACTCAACGCCCAGTTCCTGAGCTGCTAA